In a genomic window of Clavelina lepadiformis chromosome 7, kaClaLepa1.1, whole genome shotgun sequence:
- the LOC143465917 gene encoding pyridoxal kinase-like isoform X1, giving the protein METCRVLSIQSHVVRGYVGNRSAVFPLQLLGFEVDFINSVQFSNHTGYPHWKGQVLNCAEIEELYETLKKNNVIHYDYVLTGYCRDRDMLRKMVEIIKELKQRNPKLIFVCDPVMGDTWDGEGKMYVPKELLPVYKNEVIPIADILTPNQFEAELLTDSKITNESEALTSISKLHELGPSTVVISSSSLGGVNSLIGYGSKRNNNNGIKYQQIRLVMNLIDAAFVGSGDLFAALLLAWTHLHPDNLKIALEKVISTMQHILKRTKAAADTQVGPGKKATFSDLELRLIQSKKDIEEPELCVEAVNL; this is encoded by the exons ATGGAAACCTGTCGTGTTTTATCAATACAAAGCCATGTTGTGCGTGGCTATGTTGGTAACCGCTCTGCAGTCTTTCCACTTCAG CTTTTAGGTTTTGAAGTGGACTTTATCAACTCAGTACAATTTTCTAACCATACGGGATATCCTCACTGGAAGGGACAAGTACTAAATTGTGCAGAAATTGAAGAATTGTATGAAACATTGAAGAAGAATAATGTAATTCATTATGACTATGTATTGACAG GATACTGTCGTGACAGAGATATGTTACGAAAAATGGTGGAAATTATCAAGGAGCTGAAGCAGAGAAATCCAAAACTCATTTTTG TTTGTGATCCTGTGATGGGTGACACATGGGACGGAGAAGGTAAAATGTATGTCCCCAAAGAACTCCTACCTGTATACAAGAATGAAGTAATACCAATAGCTGATATTCTAACCCCCAACCAATTTGAGGCAGAACTCCTAACAG ATTCGAAAATAACGAATGAAAGCGAAGCACTTACAAGTATAAGCAAACTTCATGAGCTAGGTCCGTCAACTGTTGTGATCAGCAGTTCCAGTCTTGGTGGAGTCAATTCGCTTATCGGTTATGGAAGCAAAAGAAATA ATAACAATGGAATTAAATATCAGCAAATTCGCCTTGTCATGAACTTGATTGATGCTGCATTTGTTGGTTCTGGTGATCTATTTGCCGCCTTGTTACTTGCCTGGACCCATCTTCATCCCGATAACTTAAAAATCGCATTGGAAAAGGTGATATCAACTATGCAACACATTCTAAAACGAACCAAAGCAGCTGCAGACA CTCAAGTTGGTCCTGGAAAGAAGGCAACATTTTCCGATCTTGAATTACGACTCATTCAGAGCAAGAAAGACATTGAAGA
- the LOC143465917 gene encoding pyridoxal kinase-like isoform X3, whose product METCRVLSIQSHVVRGYVGNRSAVFPLQLLGFEVDFINSVQFSNHTGYPHWKGQVLNCAEIEELYETLKKNNVIHYDYVLTGYCRDRDMLRKMVEIIKELKQRNPKLIFVCDPVMGDTWDGEGKMYVPKELLPVYKNEVIPIADILTPNQFEAELLTDSKITNESEALTSISKLHELGPSTVVISSSSLGGVNSLIGYGSKRNNNNGIKYQQIRLVMNLIDAAFVGSGDLFAALLLAWTHLHPDNLKIALEKLKLVLERRQHFPILNYDSFRARKTLKNLNFV is encoded by the exons ATGGAAACCTGTCGTGTTTTATCAATACAAAGCCATGTTGTGCGTGGCTATGTTGGTAACCGCTCTGCAGTCTTTCCACTTCAG CTTTTAGGTTTTGAAGTGGACTTTATCAACTCAGTACAATTTTCTAACCATACGGGATATCCTCACTGGAAGGGACAAGTACTAAATTGTGCAGAAATTGAAGAATTGTATGAAACATTGAAGAAGAATAATGTAATTCATTATGACTATGTATTGACAG GATACTGTCGTGACAGAGATATGTTACGAAAAATGGTGGAAATTATCAAGGAGCTGAAGCAGAGAAATCCAAAACTCATTTTTG TTTGTGATCCTGTGATGGGTGACACATGGGACGGAGAAGGTAAAATGTATGTCCCCAAAGAACTCCTACCTGTATACAAGAATGAAGTAATACCAATAGCTGATATTCTAACCCCCAACCAATTTGAGGCAGAACTCCTAACAG ATTCGAAAATAACGAATGAAAGCGAAGCACTTACAAGTATAAGCAAACTTCATGAGCTAGGTCCGTCAACTGTTGTGATCAGCAGTTCCAGTCTTGGTGGAGTCAATTCGCTTATCGGTTATGGAAGCAAAAGAAATA ATAACAATGGAATTAAATATCAGCAAATTCGCCTTGTCATGAACTTGATTGATGCTGCATTTGTTGGTTCTGGTGATCTATTTGCCGCCTTGTTACTTGCCTGGACCCATCTTCATCCCGATAACTTAAAAATCGCATTGGAAAAG CTCAAGTTGGTCCTGGAAAGAAGGCAACATTTTCCGATCTTGAATTACGACTCATTCAGAGCAAGAAAGACATTGAAGA
- the LOC143465917 gene encoding pyridoxal kinase-like isoform X2, whose product METCRVLSIQSHVVRGYVGNRSAVFPLQLLGFEVDFINSVQFSNHTGYPHWKGQVLNCAEIEELYETLKKNNVIHYDYVLTGYCRDRDMLRKMVEIIKELKQRNPKLIFVCDPVMGDTWDGEGKMYVPKELLPVYKNEVIPIADILTPNQFEAELLTDSKITNESEALTSISKLHELGPSTVVISSSSLGGVNSLIGYGSKRNNNNGIKYQQIRLVMNLIDAAFVGSGDLFAALLLAWTHLHPDNLKIALEKVISTMQHILKRTKAAADSTLIFLLVISSWSWKEGNIFRS is encoded by the exons ATGGAAACCTGTCGTGTTTTATCAATACAAAGCCATGTTGTGCGTGGCTATGTTGGTAACCGCTCTGCAGTCTTTCCACTTCAG CTTTTAGGTTTTGAAGTGGACTTTATCAACTCAGTACAATTTTCTAACCATACGGGATATCCTCACTGGAAGGGACAAGTACTAAATTGTGCAGAAATTGAAGAATTGTATGAAACATTGAAGAAGAATAATGTAATTCATTATGACTATGTATTGACAG GATACTGTCGTGACAGAGATATGTTACGAAAAATGGTGGAAATTATCAAGGAGCTGAAGCAGAGAAATCCAAAACTCATTTTTG TTTGTGATCCTGTGATGGGTGACACATGGGACGGAGAAGGTAAAATGTATGTCCCCAAAGAACTCCTACCTGTATACAAGAATGAAGTAATACCAATAGCTGATATTCTAACCCCCAACCAATTTGAGGCAGAACTCCTAACAG ATTCGAAAATAACGAATGAAAGCGAAGCACTTACAAGTATAAGCAAACTTCATGAGCTAGGTCCGTCAACTGTTGTGATCAGCAGTTCCAGTCTTGGTGGAGTCAATTCGCTTATCGGTTATGGAAGCAAAAGAAATA ATAACAATGGAATTAAATATCAGCAAATTCGCCTTGTCATGAACTTGATTGATGCTGCATTTGTTGGTTCTGGTGATCTATTTGCCGCCTTGTTACTTGCCTGGACCCATCTTCATCCCGATAACTTAAAAATCGCATTGGAAAAGGTGATATCAACTATGCAACACATTCTAAAACGAACCAAAGCAGCTGCAGACAGTACGTTGATATTTCTGCTCGTAAT CTCAAGTTGGTCCTGGAAAGAAGGCAACATTTTCCGATCTTGA